The following nucleotide sequence is from Zea mays cultivar B73 chromosome 1, Zm-B73-REFERENCE-NAM-5.0, whole genome shotgun sequence.
tctgtacgccttttaagtccttgatgggccccatgctggtgatagctgcgatcttctccgggttggcttcgatgcctcgctcggagacgatgaaccccaagagcatgccccggggcaccccgaagacacacttctcgggattgagcttgacgcctttcactttgagacatcggaatgtcacttcaaggtcggagaggaggtcggaagccttccttgtcttgactacgatgtcatcgacgtaggcctcgactgtgcgaccgatgtgttcgccgaacacatggttcatgcaccgctggtacgtcgcgcccgcattcctcaaaccgaacggcatggtgacatagcagtacatgccgaagggcgtgatgaaagaagtcgcgagctggtcggactctttcatccggatttggtgataccctgagtaggcatcgaggaaggacaaggttttgcacccagcagtggaatccacgatttgatcgatgcgaggcagagggtagggaaccttcggacatgctttgttgagaccagtgtagtctacacacatccgccatttcccccctttctttctcacaagcacagggttggcaagccattcgggatggaatacctctttgatgaaccctgctgccattagcttgtggatctcctcgcctatcactctgtgcttctcctcgtcgaatcggcgcagaggctgcctgacgggtcgggctccggcccgaatatccagcgagtgctcggcgacatccctcggtatgccgggcatgtccgagggactccacgcaaagacgtcggcgtttgcgcggagaaagtcgacgagcactgcttcctatttggggtcgagcccggaaccgatccggatctgcttggaggtgtcgccactggggtcgagagggacggccttaaccgtctccgctggctcgaagttgccagcatgacgcttcacgtctggcacctctttggagaggttctccaggtcggcgatgagggcctcggactcggcgagggcctcggtgtactccacgcactccacgtcgcattcgaacgcgtgtttgtacgtggggccgacggtgatgaccccgttggggcccggcatcttgagcttcaggtaggtgtagttggggacggccatgaactttgcgtagcatggcctcccaagtaccgcgtggtaggttcctcggaacccgaccacctcgaacgtcaaagtctcccttcggaagttggagggcgttccgaagcagacgggaaggtcgagtcgtccgaggggctggacgcgcttcccaggaatgatcccgtggaagggcgcagcgcctgctcggacggaggacagatcgacgcgcaggagcctgagggtgtcggcgtagatgatgttgaggcagctgcccccgtccatcaggaccttggtgagcctgacgtcgccgacgatggggtcgacgacgagcgggtatttccccgggttcggcacgtggtcggggtggtcagcttggtcgaaggtgatgggcttgtcggaccagtctaggtagactggcgccgccaccttcaccgagcagacctcccggcgctcttgcttgcgatgccgagccgaggcattcgccgcatgcccaccgtagatcatgaagcagtcgcggacctcggggaactctcctgcttggtgatcttcctttttgtcgtcgtcgtgggccctgccaccctccgcgggtggcccggtcctgtggaagtggcgccgaagcatgacgcactcctcgagggtgtgcttgacgggcccctgatgataggggcacggttccttgagcatcttgtcgaagaggttagcacctccggggggcttccgagggttcttgtactcggcggcggcgacaaggtccgcgtcggcggcgtcgcgtttcgcttgcgacttcttcttgcctttcttcttggcgccgtgcggagtagacgcctcgggagcctcttccgatgggcggccctggggctgcttgttttttcggaagatagcctcgaccgcctcctggccagaggcgaacttggtggcgatgtccatcagctcgctcgccctggtgggggtcttgcgacccaacttactcaccaggtcgcggcaggtggtgccggcaaggaacgcgccgatgacatccgagtcggtgatgttgggcagctcggtgcgctgcttcgagaatcgccggatgtagtcccgaagagactctcccggctgttgccggcagctccggcggtcccaggaatttccggggcgcacgtacgtgccctggaaattgccggcgaaggcttggaccaagtcatcccagttggagatctgccccggaggcaggtactccaaccaggcgcgaggagtgtcggagaggaacagggggaggttgcggatgatgaggttgtcgtcgtctgttccacccagttggcaggccaggcggtagtctgcgagccacagttccggtctcgtttcccccgagtactttgtgatagtagtcgggggtcggaaccgggtcggaaaCGGCGCccatcggatggcccgactgaaggcctgcggaccgggtggttcgggcgagggactccgatcctccccgctgtcgtagcgtcccccacgcctggggtggtagcctcggcgcaccctttcgtcgaggtgggcccgacggtcgcgacgatggtgctcgttgccgaggtggcccggggccgcaggcgcggtgttgcgcgtgcgcccggtgtagaccgaggcttcccgcatgaatcgggaagtcgcggcatgaggttccgaggggtatccctgccttcgggaggcagagctctcggcccgtcgggccgcagcgccttccaggagattcttgagctctccctggattcgccgaccctcggtggttgatggctccgacatcgcgcggaggagcatcgctgcggctgccaggttctgaccgaccccgctggatgcgggtggcggcctgaccctgacgtcgttggcgacgcggtgctggaaaccctggggcaggtgacgtatttctccggccgggggttggcccgcccatacctgcccgacgtcccggcggatcgactcaagcgctcctgctccctcgtcgagcctggcctgcgccccgcggacttgctcgagctgtgggtcgtgaccccccgccggaacggggaccacagctagctcccgcgggatgtcagcgcgaggcaccggcctagggagatcaccgtcctccggcatgccgagatggttgccttcggagggatcccctagctcgacgtggaaacattcgcggcttgggccacagtcctcgtcgtcaaggctgcggctactgtcggaacagtcggagaggcagtagtcacatgcggtcataaagtcccgcatggcactggggttgccaaatccagagaaatcccaacagatgctgggatcgtcatcttcctcggacccagagggcccgtaggtcgagacgtccgtcaatcggtcccaaggcgaccgcatacgaaaccccagaggggttgcactcgcctcaacgagagcgcccgccaaagcgaggtcgctaggcgggttgaggccgagtcgaaatgacgtaggatggggatcagtcagtaccttttggtcgacgaggagcgacatagtcacgtcggggactgattgcaccgtcgtcttaggtacgagggcgacgtcctgcaagccctccgcgagcgtgctggcgtcgtccacttgctcgggattggtgtgtcgcgggggggacggcgctcgccttcgtctcaaacgcgaggtcgacgcccgacgcgccccccgttggggcgctggggacgtcgattcgctcgacagccgacgaagcgcggcctcccgcttggccttggttgccccgcctcctcctccgttggcgggggagaggacggggcgagcccgaatgttgttcttccaccacgcggggaagacgttgtcgattccgccgccggcgggcgggttgtcggccgccattgtcgttgtcgcgcggcggtggaaggagtatcatgtcgtagctgccgtcgaaggacatgaactcaagactcccgaaacggagcaccgtcccgggccggagaggttgctggagactgcccatctggagcttgacgggaagctgttcgtcagcacgcagcaggcccctacctggcgcgccaactgtcggcgtctcgagaccggggggtccctaagccgacgagtgagtgtgccgcgtgccccagcccagatgggtcgagcgcgtgggcgagcgcgaaggggggaaacgaggtggccggagacgggcgtgagagaggtggaaatcccgcgaccttcgtgttcgtcccgcgcccaggtcgggtgcgcttgcagtagggggttacaagcgtccacgcgggtgagggaagcgagcaaccccaagagagcgcctgtcccgtcctcgtccccgcgcggccaaccttttctaagaaggccctggtccttccttttataggcgtaaggagaggatccaggtgtacaatggggatgtagcagagtgctatgtgtctagcggagggagagctagcgccctaagtacatgccaatgtggcagccggagagatcttggcaccctgctagtgtgatgtcgtggctgtcggaggagcaatgaagcctggcggagggacagctgtcggagcggtcgagtccttgctgacgtccccctgcttccgtaagggagctgagagccgccgtcgtcacagggcttgcggggcgccatcattgcctatctggcggagctagccagatgggacaccggtcttgttctctgcggcccgagtcggctcggggtagggtgatgatggcgcttcttgttgacgtggctggcctgtgccctaggtcgggcgacgtggaggctcctccgaagccgaggtcgagtctgtcttccatggccgaggccgagcccgagcccttgggtcgggcgaggcggaggttgttcggcagaggccagggtggagtccgagccctggggtcgggcgaagcggagttcgtcgtcttctggggctgaacccgagtccgagccctgggtcgggcggagcggagttcgtcgtcttctggggctgagcccgagtccgagccctgggtcgggcggagcggagttcgccgtcttccggggcctagcccgagtccgagccctgggtcgggcggagcggagttcgccgtcttccggggcttagcccgagtccgagccctgggtcgggcggagcggagttcgccgtcttccggggcctagcccgagtccgagccctgggtcgggcggagcggagttcgccgtcttccggggcttagcccgagtccgagccctgggtcgggcggagcggagttcgtcgtcttccggggcttagcccgagtccgagccctgggtcgggcggagcggagttcgccatcttccggggcttagcccgagtccgagccctgggtcgggcggagcggagttcgccgtcttccggggcttagcccgagtccgagccctgggtcgggcggagcggagtttcctatggcgcctttggcagggcctgactgcctgtcagtctcactctgtcaagtggcactgcagtcggagtggcgcaggcggcgctgtccttctgtcagaccggtcagtggagcggcgaagtgacggcggtcacttcggctctgccggggggcgcgcgtcaggataaaggtgtcaggctacctttgcgttaaatgctcctgcgactcggtcggtcggcgcggcgatttagtcagggttgcttcttagcgaaggcaaggcctcgggcgagccggagatgtgtccgccgttaaaggggggcctcgggcgagacggaaatccctcggggtcggctgcccttgcccgaggctaggctcgggcgaggcatgatcgagtcgctcgtatggactaatccctgacttaatcgcactcatcaggcctctgcagctttatgctgatgggggttaccagctgagaattaggcgtcttgagggtacccctaattatggtccccgacaagcgaGTTATCGAACTTCGAGTTTTCATCCAGCCCTAGTCTCAATTCACACGTGTTGAAGTGGATTGTGGTATATACTAAACTAATTTACATCACAATCCACGTCAATACATATGGATTGTGATGTATACTAGAGTATCAAACAAAGTCTTACTAACATAGTCCAATAGATAAAATACTTCATATTAGCAACATTTGCATTTTCAAATAGATTTATTAAAATAAATTTAAATTTTTATATAATAACAGCAATTATATGTTATAAATATTAATAGTATCTTATATATATTAGGTCAAAGTTAAAAATATTTGAATCTTTAAAAAAGCAAGAACACGGATAAAGCCTATAAAACCTGAGTAAGTTCATCAATGGAAGTGGTAGGTAGAAGGGGATTGAAGAGGTTTAAGagagaaatgaactaatttttctCAGGATCTCTCTCGTTCTCTTCAATCCTCTTctaaccaaacaagccctaaaaaCCAAACTTCCAGAAAACAGAAACTAACAGCACAGCATATTTCCAGCTATATTCCAAACTCACATGATCCATTCCTTGGAAACAGAACACAGAGACTGACACATACAAATCCAAGTTTCAGAAACTCTTATTGACCCAGACACGTCTACCATCATTTTTTCATATACTTCTTTTTTTGATTTTTCAGTATTCAGAGAAGGGAACCATTTCAGCAACCCCGTCCCAGGTGAACCACTGGAGTCGAGAAACCAGTAAGAAGGTGGGAGTGTATGCACTGCTAAGTTAGGACGAGGAAGATGACGTGACGAACATCCTGATCTTCCTCTCAAGCTCGTCCTTCTTAGCCCCAATCACACGGCCTACCTCCTTCCCATCCTTGACCAGCACGAACGTTGGCATCGCCTCTACCTTCCATGTCCTTGCGACCTCCTGTGAAAATTCAAAGGTTTGACCAGTTAGAAACAACCAGTGCTGAATATGTAAATTGCCACTGTTGCCTTGTAGACGTGTCTGGGAATCAGAATGAAATTTTAAGGCTGCCTGCATCTGTATGAATCAATTGTTTTTCTGCTCCAGTGAGAGTAGCAGAGTGTTTCTCTAAAATATGTTCTGAAAACATAATCGCTAGACAGAACATAATATACAGAAAAAAGTTACAAATATTGTTGTCTTCTTTTTTTTTTGCAGGTCTAAATACCGTTTTCTATTGAGCATACTTTATGACTGGATTTTCCATATTGGTAAATAAATCAAACAACAAAATATTTGTTGTATCGCCCTGCAAGGCTGCAACTTGTTAATTCAGATCATCAGATGTATACAACTGATCCGCCCAAGAACAGTGCCATGAAACATTCTTCAAACTAATAATTCTTTGGCACAATTAGCATGATCACTTTCACATAAAAATAAATCTATCGCATTCAAGCGGACGCAGGCGCAATTTGTCTCTGCTACGGACATGATGAAACATTTGAGGGGCCAGTTTTAGAACTAAAGTCTAAGACTGTAATTTCGTCAGTTTCATCCTCAGACGTATTGCATCAGATTCTGGTGGCCTATATCGTCGCTTTCAGGCCCGAAGAACAAAAGCATATGCACCGTCTGTCTAATTCTGCTAGTGCACAATTAGCTCGTTTCCTTGGTTACTACCCTCGTTATCAAATTCGCTAGAATTAAACACCACTAGGATGCATCCTGAATAGAGATGGCAATAGGTAAAAATCTGTTGGGTATTACTTGTCCAAACCTATAACCACGAATAAAAAATACGCCCGCTAAAAAACACATACCTATGACGagtataaaattttgcccaaatTCATACTCATGCGAGTTTCGGGTATCAaacgggtttcccatacccactaacatcaacataaaaaataattcatcatgtaaatgacaatcaatacattaataagctagcataaaaggaacaagtgataactaattttagcttaaaatttgttacacgaagtttatttcaattagaacatattcaattaataatattatgagacatatttataaggaatgttGATTTTAAAACGGGCtttaaaaacccatgggtttgcggATATGGGTAGTGGAAGAATAAACACATGCCCACGTAACCGTTGGGTTTCTATTTGAACCCATTAAAAAAACCCATGGAtagagaaattgacccaaacccataccctaatagagaaaaatccaccgggtttcgggtagcgggtacccattgctgTCTCTAATTCCTGAATTCCTGATTCCCAGCCTAGTAGAACTGGGCTCGAGGGTTTCCCGAACATTCGCTGCAATAGAACACCACTAGGACGCATCCTGATTCCCAGCCTAGTAGAACTGAACTGGGCTCGAGGAGTTCCCCGAAGATATGGGAAATCATATCCAATTCGGAGTTCCGTCTCCAAACTGCTGATTGACTGCTGCTTACTAGAGACAGGATCATGCCGAGGCTAAATCACAGTGTATTCCGGACCACAATACCAAGCCACAAGAAAAAAAGTAGGCACGAGGATGGCGTCAGGGCCGCAGGAGGCGTGGCGTACCGCGAGCTCGTCGACGTCAACCTTGACGAAGATGGCATCGGTGAAGCGGGAGGCCAGCTCCTTGAAGGCCGGCTCGATGAAGCGGCAGGGCCCGCACCAGGACGCCGAGAAGTCGATCACCATCTGCCAAGCAAAGAGCGCAAGGGAACCAGACCCTCGCGTTCCTCAGATCCAGGGCACGGAAGGCCCGGGGGCAAGGCAACAAGAGCCGAAAAGGGAAGAGGGGCTGACCAGCTTGCTGCTGCTCTTGTGGGCCGCCCACTGCTCGTCGTAGGTGGCCTTGGAGTGCGCGGCCACCACGGCGCAGTTCGGGTCGTCGGCGGCCGGAGGGGGCGTCACTAAGGTCGAGAAGAAGGAGCCCATCGCTGATCGCTCTCGCGGTTGCACTCGCTGCCTGCCTGTCCTTCTGTCTGCTTGCTGCGTTGGAGatggttgttgttgttgtgttgtgTGCGTGCCTGCGGGTACTCGTGATTAATAAGCGCCCGCACCGCAGGCCACGGCACGAGACCCACACCCACCCGACGAGGGAATCGTGTGCTCGAATCGCGCGGGTCTCCGGCTTTTGACCTTTTCGGTTTGAGAAGGGGTTCCTACTAAAAACTGCTAcataaattaattaataattgTGTCAATCAACGAATAAAAAGCCCTAGTTTAGTTTTCTTTAATAATTTTAAATTATTAGCTTTCCTAGAGAAATGAACCCCTACGGCAAAAGGTGAAATGTTAGAGGATCGTTTACGGTTTACGGAAATATTTAGTTAGAGAATGAAATAGTAAACCATGCTCAACAGGATCGTGCATATAACTAAAATACCTTTTTTACATTATAAATGTACGATATATAGAGTGAGGCCTACTGGAGATAGCTTTAAAGGTCGTTTTTCTTATCTACAGAAAATTAATTCTTTTAAGGAGCTATTGAGATATTTAACACAACTATTGGTTTGCCGAGTAATTATcctaaaaaataaaaagaaaatagcCACTTTTAGAGATGCTCCAAGAGGCGATGCAGAAAGAACAAAGAAGCCAAGGATTCGTCACGAAATGGCGAATCAAAAAGATGTCACGGCGAGCTGTGAGTAGACCGTAATGTTACGTAATAATATGGTAAGAATATCTTCGAGAGACTAGATAAATAATTCGTTAAACCAAATTTTGGTTACTCGATAGCAAAATAATTTTTCAACAGATTAGCTATCTGACTTAACAAGTTATCCGACTCTTCAAATTGGCTCTCTCACTAGTTAAATTTGGCTAGATACCTGACTAGTTAAACTAGATAGATAGTCTGTTGGAGTGATATGCTACATATAAAGTGTAATCTTTATGAAAAGACAAATAGATAGTTAGGCTGGCTCTAGCAAAGGCCGCTAAAGGCTCCTCTACCCTAAATATACCGTATGATTGGTTAGTTGTGCAATCCGCACATGGCTCGCGCGAGCCTATCTCTCCACAAACACAGTTTTTCTCCGTTTGCGTGCATGCAACTGAAAAACTTTAATTTTGTCTAAACTGCATCCACACATGCAAGCACGATCATCCATATGCAGGCTTCCAATCAAAGGTTGAGGAGCAGTCAACGCACGGGTAGAGACGGG
It contains:
- the LOC100856910 gene encoding thioredoxin H-type 5 — protein: MGSFFSTLVTPPPAADDPNCAVVAAHSKATYDEQWAAHKSSSKLMVIDFSASWCGPCRFIEPAFKELASRFTDAIFVKVDVDELAEVARTWKVEAMPTFVLVKDGKEVGRVIGAKKDELERKIRMFVTSSSSS